The Stratiformator vulcanicus genome has a segment encoding these proteins:
- the acnA gene encoding aconitate hydratase AcnA, translated as MGAQDPFQAVKKVSSKAGEFTYYSLPALQDAGLGDIGTLPFSIRVLLEAVLRNVDGFVVSEDDVKKLAAWDAKNVAADELPFKPGRVVLQDFTGVPAVVDLAALRSAMVRMGGDPKKINPLVPCDLVVDHSVQVDAFAHGLALKQNVEREFERNQERYQFLKWGQSALDNFRVVPPATGIVHQVNLEYLAKGVLTKDGVAYPDSLVGTDSHTTMINGLGVVGWGVGGIEAEAVMLGQPIYMLTPEVVGFKLTGGLPEGATATDLVLTVTQMLRQHGVVGKFVEYYGPGLDSMTLADRATLANMSPEYGATMGFFPVDAETLNYMSRTGRTDEEVDLVEQYYRAQGMFRTSESPEPRFTSSLALDLSEVEPSMAGPKRPQDRIDLSAMKSQWRQDLSITFGKESPAGSSTVESWEAEGPISTEAEESVAVMEDPGADGVEVEYDGETFQLKHGDVVIAAITSCTNTSNPSVMIGAGLVAKKAHAKGLKRKPWVKSSLAPGSRVVTDYLEKSGLNEDLDALGFQTVGYGCTTCIGNSGPLPEPISKAINENDIVAAAVLSGNRNFEGRISPDIKANYLASPPLVVAYAIAGTTDIDLSTEPLGKDSAGNDVFLKDIWPTQQEIKDTIEASVTPEFYRDQYSKATEGPEEWQALSSPTGDLYEWNEASTYIQEPPFFVDMDADPPPISAIEGAKCLVMVGDSVTTDHISPAGAIKKDSPAGKYLMENGVDYHDFNSYGSRRGNDRVMTRGTFANIRLRNQLAPGTEGGFTSYPPGGETTTIYNASLEYKKQDTPLIVLAGKEYGTGSSRDWAAKGTYLLGVEAVIAESYERIHRSNLVGMGVLPLQFREGENRDFLGLDGTETFEIHLDDDLKPGQAVEVLARKSDGDEVRFTCQCRVDTPVEVQYYRNGGILHTVLRQLAKS; from the coding sequence ATGGGTGCGCAGGATCCGTTTCAGGCCGTTAAAAAGGTCAGCTCGAAGGCGGGCGAATTCACTTACTACTCACTCCCCGCGTTGCAGGATGCCGGTCTCGGCGACATCGGCACGCTGCCGTTTTCGATCCGCGTCCTGCTTGAAGCGGTTCTGCGGAACGTTGACGGCTTTGTCGTCTCCGAAGACGACGTGAAGAAGTTGGCGGCGTGGGACGCGAAAAATGTGGCGGCAGACGAGTTGCCGTTTAAGCCCGGCCGCGTGGTTCTGCAAGACTTTACCGGCGTGCCCGCGGTCGTCGATCTCGCCGCGCTGCGATCGGCGATGGTTCGCATGGGGGGCGATCCGAAGAAGATCAACCCGCTCGTTCCCTGTGATCTCGTCGTCGATCACTCCGTGCAGGTTGACGCGTTCGCTCACGGCTTGGCTTTGAAGCAGAACGTCGAACGAGAATTCGAGCGGAATCAGGAACGCTATCAGTTTCTGAAGTGGGGCCAGTCCGCGCTCGACAACTTCCGCGTGGTGCCGCCGGCGACCGGAATCGTGCACCAGGTGAACCTCGAATATCTCGCCAAAGGTGTCCTCACCAAAGACGGCGTCGCCTATCCGGACAGTCTCGTCGGGACCGACTCGCACACGACCATGATTAACGGTCTGGGCGTCGTCGGATGGGGCGTCGGCGGGATCGAGGCAGAGGCCGTCATGCTCGGCCAGCCGATCTACATGCTCACACCCGAAGTCGTCGGTTTCAAATTGACGGGTGGACTGCCCGAAGGTGCGACCGCGACCGATCTCGTGCTGACCGTTACGCAGATGCTTCGGCAGCACGGCGTCGTTGGGAAATTCGTCGAATACTACGGCCCCGGGCTCGACTCGATGACCCTCGCCGATCGGGCGACGCTCGCGAATATGTCACCGGAATACGGAGCGACGATGGGCTTCTTCCCTGTCGATGCCGAGACGCTCAATTACATGAGCCGGACAGGACGCACCGACGAAGAGGTTGATCTCGTCGAGCAGTACTATCGTGCCCAGGGAATGTTCCGCACGAGTGAATCGCCGGAGCCGCGATTCACCAGCAGCCTCGCACTCGATCTGTCGGAAGTCGAACCCTCGATGGCCGGGCCGAAACGGCCGCAAGACCGGATCGATCTGTCCGCGATGAAGAGCCAGTGGCGGCAGGACCTCTCGATCACCTTCGGCAAGGAGTCGCCCGCCGGTTCATCGACCGTCGAAAGTTGGGAAGCGGAAGGACCGATTTCGACGGAAGCGGAAGAGTCGGTCGCTGTCATGGAAGACCCGGGAGCGGACGGTGTCGAGGTCGAATACGACGGCGAAACCTTTCAGCTTAAGCACGGCGACGTGGTCATCGCCGCGATCACCAGTTGCACGAATACCAGCAACCCGTCCGTCATGATCGGGGCCGGTTTGGTCGCTAAGAAGGCCCATGCGAAAGGCCTGAAGCGTAAGCCGTGGGTGAAAAGCAGTCTCGCTCCGGGCAGCCGCGTCGTGACCGACTATCTTGAGAAGAGCGGTCTTAATGAAGACCTCGACGCGCTCGGATTTCAAACCGTCGGTTACGGCTGCACGACCTGCATCGGCAACAGCGGCCCTCTGCCCGAGCCGATCTCCAAGGCGATCAATGAAAACGACATCGTCGCGGCGGCGGTCCTCTCGGGGAATCGCAACTTCGAAGGTCGCATCAGTCCCGATATTAAGGCGAACTATCTGGCCAGTCCGCCGTTGGTCGTCGCCTACGCGATCGCGGGTACGACCGACATCGACCTGAGTACGGAGCCGCTGGGCAAAGACTCCGCAGGCAACGACGTCTTCCTGAAAGACATCTGGCCGACTCAGCAGGAAATTAAAGATACGATTGAAGCCAGCGTCACGCCGGAGTTTTATCGCGACCAGTATTCGAAAGCGACTGAAGGTCCCGAAGAGTGGCAGGCACTGTCGAGCCCGACGGGCGATCTTTATGAATGGAACGAAGCGAGCACCTATATTCAGGAGCCGCCCTTCTTTGTTGATATGGATGCCGATCCCCCGCCGATCTCCGCGATCGAAGGGGCGAAGTGTCTTGTGATGGTCGGCGATTCCGTGACGACTGACCACATCAGCCCGGCGGGAGCGATTAAGAAAGATTCACCCGCCGGCAAGTATCTCATGGAGAACGGCGTCGACTATCACGACTTTAACAGCTACGGCAGTCGCCGCGGCAACGATCGCGTGATGACCCGCGGCACCTTTGCCAATATCCGCTTGCGAAACCAACTCGCCCCCGGCACCGAAGGGGGCTTTACGTCCTATCCGCCCGGTGGCGAGACGACCACGATTTACAACGCGTCGCTCGAATATAAAAAGCAGGATACGCCACTGATCGTGCTTGCCGGTAAGGAATACGGCACCGGCTCCAGCCGCGACTGGGCCGCCAAGGGGACTTACCTGCTCGGCGTCGAAGCCGTCATCGCTGAGAGTTACGAGCGGATTCACCGCTCCAACCTCGTCGGGATGGGCGTACTGCCGCTGCAATTTCGCGAAGGTGAAAATCGCGACTTCCTCGGCCTTGATGGCACGGAAACGTTTGAGATTCATCTCGATGATGACCTTAAGCCCGGCCAAGCCGTCGAAGTTCTCGCCAGGAAATCGGACGGTGATGAAGTCCGCTTCACCTGCCAATGCCGGGTCGATACCCCCGTCGAGGTCCAATACTACCGCAACGGCGGCATCCTCCACACAGTGCTGCG
- a CDS encoding ABC transporter ATP-binding protein translates to MKSPKPQPLQIDAVALEKTYRKGEHKVPVLKGVNLSVHRGELLSIVGQSGSGKSTLLHLIGLLDTPDVGEVLLEGQRIDDLPERSRDQIRNRVFGFIFQFYHLLPELTLLENVLTPMMIRDGFFAYLKNRGQYREEAHSILERVGLTHRLKHRPKELSGGEMQRAAIARALIGHPQILLADEPTGNLDRSSGDEIMSLLESLNADERLTVVMVTHDESIAARAHRTVRLFEGRLETTRAAA, encoded by the coding sequence ATGAAGTCGCCAAAACCGCAACCCTTGCAGATCGACGCGGTCGCGCTCGAAAAAACTTACCGCAAAGGGGAGCACAAAGTTCCGGTGCTTAAAGGGGTTAATCTTTCGGTCCATCGCGGCGAGTTGCTTTCCATCGTCGGGCAGTCGGGATCGGGCAAAAGCACCCTGCTCCATCTGATCGGATTGCTCGATACGCCCGATGTCGGCGAGGTACTGCTTGAAGGACAGCGAATCGATGACCTGCCGGAACGGTCGCGCGATCAGATTCGAAATCGCGTGTTCGGGTTCATTTTTCAGTTCTATCACCTGCTGCCCGAGCTGACGCTGCTGGAGAACGTGCTGACCCCCATGATGATCCGCGACGGGTTCTTCGCTTACTTGAAGAATCGCGGTCAATATCGCGAGGAAGCCCATTCCATTCTCGAACGCGTCGGCCTGACGCATCGGCTTAAGCACCGGCCCAAAGAACTTTCGGGCGGGGAAATGCAGCGGGCCGCCATTGCGCGGGCCTTGATCGGGCATCCGCAGATTTTGCTCGCCGATGAACCGACCGGAAACCTTGACCGCAGTTCCGGCGACGAGATCATGTCGCTGCTCGAAAGCCTCAATGCTGATGAGCGATTGACCGTGGTGATGGTCACGCACGACGAATCGATCGCCGCACGGGCCCATCGCACCGTCCGCCTGTTCGAAGGACGGCTTGAAACGACGCGCGCCGCGGCGTAA
- a CDS encoding ABC transporter permease encodes MYKLLLCTRYLRTRYIALASIISVTLGVATMIVVNSVMAGFSTQMRDRIHGLLADVIVESRAMDGAPDSEVLFDMARQAVGDEIDGMAATVEVFGIMHLDYAGQSVAQPVTLIGIKPEEKATVGPLVDYLASYNPVIEDDIVVKQALRDRSEPPGWELTDEAIDYRKSKAEKQAWFENRKYHGGTAGPQQVATGVADPFKTDPFKDGSSGSQADASRNNDQLEVGTNSTEPEDSRPGLILPVGAQQPGGTEPSAVADGGSPDFDGFGETDPSTLPPEFVDVVKPFEPIDFSVPLDGRCYIGQQLISYPYEDRETGKMKTMLMRRPGDDVQFTSATASRSPTACSFNATIVDVFKSGMSEYDSNLVFCNLEQLQKVRGMIDPQTGKGSVTALQIKLKDFDKADEVVRRLKSMFPPGVYNVRTWEQKQGPLLAAVEVESMILNILLFLIIAVAGFGILAIFYMIVVEKTRDIGILKALGANAHGIMSIFLSYGLGLGLVGSGVGTGLGLLFVYYINEISDLITLVTGRDVFPETIYYFPEIPTHVSPIMVFWVSVGAISIAVLASILPARRAAALKPVEALRYE; translated from the coding sequence ATGTACAAGCTACTTCTTTGCACGCGGTATCTCCGGACGCGGTATATCGCGCTGGCGAGCATCATCAGTGTGACGCTCGGCGTCGCAACCATGATCGTGGTCAACAGCGTGATGGCCGGGTTCAGCACGCAGATGCGCGACCGCATCCACGGACTACTGGCCGATGTGATCGTCGAATCACGCGCGATGGACGGCGCCCCGGATTCGGAGGTGCTGTTCGACATGGCCCGGCAGGCCGTGGGCGACGAAATCGACGGCATGGCTGCCACGGTCGAGGTGTTCGGTATCATGCACCTCGACTACGCCGGGCAGAGCGTTGCTCAACCGGTGACGTTGATCGGGATCAAGCCGGAGGAAAAAGCGACCGTCGGGCCGCTTGTCGACTACCTTGCCAGTTACAATCCGGTCATCGAAGACGACATCGTCGTGAAACAGGCCCTGCGTGATCGCAGCGAGCCGCCCGGATGGGAGCTGACCGACGAAGCGATCGACTATCGCAAATCAAAGGCCGAGAAGCAGGCTTGGTTCGAAAACCGAAAGTATCACGGCGGTACCGCCGGGCCGCAGCAAGTCGCAACCGGCGTTGCCGATCCTTTCAAGACCGATCCGTTCAAAGACGGATCAAGCGGTTCGCAAGCTGATGCGTCCCGCAACAACGATCAACTTGAAGTCGGAACAAACAGTACTGAGCCGGAAGACTCGCGACCGGGACTGATTTTGCCGGTCGGCGCCCAACAGCCGGGCGGTACGGAACCATCAGCCGTGGCGGATGGCGGAAGTCCTGACTTCGACGGTTTCGGCGAAACCGACCCGTCGACCCTTCCGCCCGAATTTGTCGACGTGGTCAAGCCGTTCGAGCCGATCGATTTTTCAGTGCCGCTCGACGGTCGCTGCTACATCGGGCAGCAGTTGATCAGCTATCCTTACGAGGATCGCGAGACCGGCAAGATGAAGACAATGCTGATGCGGCGGCCCGGTGATGACGTCCAATTCACGTCGGCCACGGCATCACGGTCTCCGACGGCGTGCAGCTTCAACGCGACGATCGTCGATGTCTTCAAAAGCGGCATGAGCGAGTACGACTCGAATCTTGTATTCTGCAATCTGGAGCAGCTCCAAAAAGTCCGCGGCATGATCGATCCGCAAACCGGCAAAGGCTCGGTCACGGCCCTGCAAATCAAGCTCAAAGACTTCGACAAAGCGGACGAAGTCGTCCGCCGCCTGAAGTCGATGTTCCCGCCCGGGGTGTACAACGTCCGCACCTGGGAGCAAAAACAGGGTCCGTTGCTCGCCGCCGTCGAGGTCGAGTCGATGATCCTGAACATCTTGCTGTTTCTGATCATCGCGGTTGCCGGCTTCGGGATTCTCGCGATCTTCTACATGATCGTCGTGGAGAAGACGCGTGACATCGGCATCCTCAAAGCACTGGGAGCCAACGCTCACGGAATCATGTCGATCTTCCTTTCCTACGGCCTCGGCCTGGGGTTGGTCGGAAGCGGGGTCGGGACCGGATTGGGCCTTCTGTTCGTTTATTACATCAACGAAATATCGGACCTCATCACGTTAGTCACCGGCCGGGACGTCTTTCCCGAAACGATTTACTACTTCCCGGAGATTCCCACGCACGTCAGTCCGATTATGGTCTTCTGGGTTTCCGTGGGGGCCATCTCGATCGCGGTTCTGGCCAGTATATTACCGGCCCGACGGGCCGCGGCTCTTAAGCCGGTCGAAGCCCTGCGTTACGAATAA